The window ACCTCGGCTGTCGAGCGACCATCGGGACAAGCTGCAATTGAGGCGCATCTCGTATCGCTGCGAAAGGAGGTGCTGGCCGGACTCCAACAGAAGCGCCCGTCGCTCCACTGGCACTTCTTCGACCAGTTTAAACTGGCGAGCTGGGAAACCGCTTTCCTCCTCGTCGTGGGCCTAATTGCCCTTTCGATTGTACAGGTGGGGGCCGCGAAAGTCCTGCCTTACAGCTGGATCGCGACGCCTGTCGCCAGCGCCCTCTATGGTTCATCCGACATTGGCATCTGCGAGCTCTATCGATCATCCCGCCGACTGGACCAGTGCCCGGTCCTCGCCCCGATCAAGACCGGAGGGCAGCCATGATTTCGATTGGAGCCGTGGCAGGCGATGGCGCCGCGTATTACGCATCCGACAACTACTACACAGCGGATGAGGCCGTCGAGCAAAGCGAGTGGGTCGGTCGGGGCGCCGATGCGCTGGGCCTATCGGGCAAGGTGGACCCGGAGATCTTCGAACGGATGCTTTTGGGCAAGCTACCCGATGGCAGCCAGTTAGATGCCCGTCGTGGCGAGCACCGGCCCGGCCTCGATCTGACTCTATCCGTGTCCAAATCGGTGTCCCTACTAGCGATCATCGGCGGGGATAAGCGGATCGTTAGCGAACTGAAGCAGGCAGTTGGCGCGACCCTGGGTTGGATCGAGAGGAACCTTATCGAGACCAAAATCTGGGATGGTGAGCGACAGCAGGTCGAGCGCAGTGGCAATCTCCTAGCCGCGACCTTCCTGCACGACGTGAACCGGAACGCAGAGCCGCAATTGCACATCCACGCCGTGGTCCTAAATGCCACTAAGGCGTCAGATGGAAAGTGGCACGCGCTCAGGAACGATGAACTCTTCCGTCGCCAGCATGCGATCAGCGCGGTCTTCAATTCCGAGCTTCGCGGCCGACTCGAGGGGCTCGGCTACGAGACCACTCCGGCGCGTAATCCCGTGGACGGGGCCTTCGAGCTCACTGGCATCAGCCGCGAGATCATCGAGGCCTTCTCGACCCGTTCGACCGAAATCCGGGAAGCGTTGGATGCGGAAGGGCGGGGCTCGCCTCGCGAACGGGAGATCGCAGCCCTGGCCACGCGGAAAGGGAAGGAGGTCGCGCCCGATCCGGCAAAGCGCGCGGAAGGATGGCGCGATCTGGCCGCAACGGTGGGGCTGGATGCGCAGAAGGTGGTGCGCGCGTCCATTCAGCGGCTCGAGCGCGGACAGTCGATGTGGGACCGGGTCATCACCGGGATAAAAGGGATCGGAAATCAAGGAGTTGCGCTGGTGTCGGCCATGGGACTTACACCGCGGGCAGACGATCCTCTCGTGCCGGAACGCATCGGCCGTCTCGAACCCAGGGCCTATGCGGCGGCCGAAGCGGTAGCCTCGGCCTCGCGTGATCTGTCCGAGCGCGAAGCAGGCTTTGACCGGATCGACCTGCTTGGCCGGGCGCTGGACCGGATGGGACCGATGTCCGTCGCCGAGGTTGAGCATCGGATAGACCTTTTGGTTGCGAAGGGCCTGCTCGTCGGCGGTGATCGGCTGCTGACACCAGAAACCGCTGTACGCCTCGAGGAGCGCATTCTCGGGCATCTGCAGGCCGCGCGGGGTGCATGCGTTCCCATGATGCAGCGCCCTGAGGCGGCCGCTCGGGTTCAGGAGGCCGCCCAAGACCTAGGACTGCGCCGCCTGAATCCAGGGCAGCAAAAAGCCGCCGTAGACATCCTCTCGAGTACAAACCGGGTGCACTATGTCCAGGGCGGAGCTGGCACGGGCAAATCGGCTTCTCTAAGTCCGGTCGCGCAGGTAGCGCGCGAGGAAGGGCGCGCCGTTCATGCCCTTGCCATCGCATCGGGCACCGCGCGGGATTTTGGCGAGAAGGTCGGAGTTCCCGGGCAGTCGATTGCCGCCTTCGTCGCCCGCCACAGGGGCGTGCTGGATGGCAGCGCGGGGGCGGACAAGCTCTCCGAACTGCGCAGCACTCTCAGCGGATCGTTCGTAATGGTGGACGAGGCCTCGATGATCCCCAATCAGCAGTTCGAACAGTTGCTGCGCATTGCATCCGCGCTGGGCGTCGAGCGCCTAGTCATGGCGGGCGATGTCAGACAGCTA is drawn from Novosphingobium decolorationis and contains these coding sequences:
- the mobF gene encoding MobF family relaxase — encoded protein: MISIGAVAGDGAAYYASDNYYTADEAVEQSEWVGRGADALGLSGKVDPEIFERMLLGKLPDGSQLDARRGEHRPGLDLTLSVSKSVSLLAIIGGDKRIVSELKQAVGATLGWIERNLIETKIWDGERQQVERSGNLLAATFLHDVNRNAEPQLHIHAVVLNATKASDGKWHALRNDELFRRQHAISAVFNSELRGRLEGLGYETTPARNPVDGAFELTGISREIIEAFSTRSTEIREALDAEGRGSPREREIAALATRKGKEVAPDPAKRAEGWRDLAATVGLDAQKVVRASIQRLERGQSMWDRVITGIKGIGNQGVALVSAMGLTPRADDPLVPERIGRLEPRAYAAAEAVASASRDLSEREAGFDRIDLLGRALDRMGPMSVAEVEHRIDLLVAKGLLVGGDRLLTPETAVRLEERILGHLQAARGACVPMMQRPEAAARVQEAAQDLGLRRLNPGQQKAAVDILSSTNRVHYVQGGAGTGKSASLSPVAQVAREEGRAVHALAIASGTARDFGEKVGVPGQSIAAFVARHRGVLDGSAGADKLSELRSTLSGSFVMVDEASMIPNQQFEQLLRIASALGVERLVMAGDVRQLPPVEAGKPFEMTQAKGAPTSHIQENLRAASPLMKEVNAALAENDVGGAFRLLEDRTTEVGNQEAASLAAQRWASLDAKSRDRTLLLAPSRAMRSAINAAVQQELRTAGEIGAAASPQTVLEKINVTREGARQLRAWTGGNVVEFRTNLPSQSLWRGERGTVIDREGNRVTLCMSDGSIKTISPERLPRNLKHDAVSLYREKQIDLHVGDRVRWTDNNQSRGLLNNQQSSITAITAETVTVRHADGMEIDLRRDDRALEKLDLAYALTVHASQGMTAQSAILVMREQERHLNSTRSFLVSATRATDNLSLIVDNVQGVERAVIRNAGDKASALEIADQGRRPGESETDYLKRKLGFEDARPDLSQAGEAKPENAKVDLPERNIERSR